In one Dethiosulfovibrio faecalis genomic region, the following are encoded:
- a CDS encoding phage major capsid protein: protein MEELKRLIEALQKAFEEYKAANDARLEEMKKGGSGAEFESKLANLEKEIKRIEEEKAALEAKMNRPGAVGGDEDKAAAEEHKTSFMGWMRKGTEGDLSDLESKALNLGSDTDGGFAIPEVLSTQIYSLLETSTPMRGICRSITVGNEDYKELVNLHGLGSGWVGETDSRSTTDTPKLAEVSPVMGEIYANPEATQKSLDDIFFNVEAWLTEELSSTFAVAENAAFTLGDGSKKPKGLLAYDSADTADGTRPFGTVQYLKTGVADNLPATNPSDLLIDVIYALKAGHRAGARWMMSGLTLATIRKWKDSEGNYLWQPGLQAGQPSLVLGYPVTENEDMPGVGANALCLAFGNFQKAYTIVDRMGIRMLRDPYTHKPYVGFYTTKRVGGFLKDSEAVKLVKCEA from the coding sequence ATGGAAGAGCTGAAAAGACTCATAGAAGCGTTGCAGAAAGCGTTCGAGGAGTATAAGGCCGCTAACGATGCCCGCCTCGAGGAGATGAAAAAAGGCGGATCCGGAGCGGAGTTCGAGAGTAAGCTGGCCAATCTCGAAAAGGAGATCAAACGGATCGAGGAGGAAAAAGCCGCCCTCGAGGCCAAGATGAACCGCCCCGGAGCGGTGGGAGGAGACGAAGACAAGGCCGCTGCGGAGGAGCATAAAACCTCCTTTATGGGTTGGATGCGTAAAGGTACAGAGGGTGATTTGTCCGACCTCGAGTCGAAGGCCCTTAATCTGGGAAGCGATACCGACGGCGGTTTTGCCATCCCGGAAGTCTTGAGTACGCAGATCTACAGTCTGCTTGAGACGTCTACCCCTATGAGAGGTATATGCAGGAGTATCACAGTGGGCAACGAGGACTATAAGGAACTCGTCAACCTGCATGGACTCGGTAGCGGGTGGGTAGGTGAGACCGACTCCAGGTCTACAACCGATACGCCCAAGCTTGCCGAAGTGTCTCCCGTCATGGGGGAGATCTACGCCAATCCGGAGGCGACTCAGAAGAGTTTGGATGATATTTTCTTCAATGTCGAGGCCTGGCTTACCGAAGAATTGTCGTCTACGTTCGCAGTAGCGGAGAACGCCGCCTTCACTTTGGGGGATGGCAGTAAGAAGCCCAAGGGATTGCTCGCCTACGACAGTGCCGATACGGCCGACGGAACTCGTCCCTTCGGGACCGTTCAGTATCTCAAGACCGGTGTTGCCGACAACCTCCCTGCCACGAACCCGAGCGATCTCCTGATCGACGTGATATATGCCCTTAAGGCGGGTCATCGTGCGGGGGCGAGGTGGATGATGAGCGGATTGACGTTGGCCACTATTCGCAAGTGGAAGGACTCGGAGGGGAATTATCTCTGGCAGCCGGGTCTACAGGCCGGTCAGCCCTCTCTGGTTCTCGGCTATCCGGTTACGGAAAACGAGGATATGCCCGGGGTCGGAGCTAACGCCCTGTGCCTGGCTTTCGGGAACTTCCAGAAGGCCTATACCATCGTCGACCGTATGGGAATCCGTATGCTCAGAGATCCATATACACACAAACCCTACGTCGGGTTCTATACGACAAAACGGGTCGGCGGGTTCCTGAAGGACTCCGAGGCCGTCAAACTGGTCAAGTGCGAGGCGTAA
- a CDS encoding head-tail connector protein, giving the protein MYRVEAGIPTSPVTLQEAKQHLRVDHDDEDSLIESLLISATQYGEGYQRRFYARRQVYVYHDSLPPAWRVPFAPVVSVDALKIDGVPVAYTLTSSGWLMSESTGDATVVMTVGYDPEDIPATVKQAVLLLVGHWYQHREAADAGRDEIPFGVGALLDMGRVY; this is encoded by the coding sequence ATGTACCGAGTAGAGGCGGGGATACCGACGTCTCCGGTGACTCTTCAGGAGGCAAAACAACACCTAAGAGTCGATCACGACGACGAGGATAGCCTGATAGAGTCGCTGCTGATTTCTGCCACCCAGTACGGAGAGGGCTACCAGCGCAGGTTCTACGCCAGGCGACAGGTCTATGTCTATCACGATTCCCTCCCCCCTGCCTGGCGTGTGCCTTTCGCCCCTGTCGTCTCCGTGGATGCCTTGAAGATAGACGGAGTACCGGTCGCCTATACACTGACGTCTTCGGGGTGGCTGATGTCCGAATCGACCGGCGATGCGACCGTCGTGATGACGGTGGGGTACGATCCGGAGGATATCCCCGCCACGGTGAAACAGGCCGTCTTACTGCTTGTCGGCCATTGGTATCAGCATCGAGAAGCCGCCGACGCCGGACGGGACGAGATCCCTTTCGGCGTCGGTGCTTTGTTGGATATGGGGCGTGTCTACTGA
- a CDS encoding type II toxin-antitoxin system HicB family antitoxin, translated as MKTRPDKYRYPAILGYDVATTQYYVLWPDLPGCTTTGTDEDEALGNAREAMSLHLWGMEDDGDAIPAPTPIQQLDLSEYEEDGNKFVVVLVEIWMPSFRERMETKAVNRTVTLPGWMDREAKQASLNYSQVLQDGIMERLKISRTVTKEKKERIGLSA; from the coding sequence ATGAAAACAAGACCGGACAAATATCGTTATCCCGCGATCTTGGGGTATGACGTCGCCACGACACAATACTACGTCCTCTGGCCAGACCTGCCTGGATGCACCACGACCGGCACAGACGAAGACGAAGCCCTGGGAAATGCCAGAGAGGCTATGTCGTTACATCTCTGGGGGATGGAAGACGACGGAGACGCTATACCGGCACCGACCCCTATTCAGCAACTCGACTTAAGCGAGTACGAAGAAGACGGCAATAAATTCGTCGTCGTTCTCGTCGAGATATGGATGCCTTCCTTCCGGGAACGCATGGAAACGAAGGCTGTCAATCGGACGGTAACTTTGCCTGGCTGGATGGATCGAGAGGCGAAACAGGCCTCCTTGAATTATTCCCAGGTATTGCAAGACGGCATTATGGAACGTCTCAAAATCAGCCGAACGGTGACGAAAGAAAAAAAAGAACGAATAGGGTTATCTGCTTGA
- a CDS encoding HNH endonuclease signature motif containing protein yields MRRYNDSRPTRHDFYHSTVWRKARGRYKRLHPLCEECERRGRVVPADVVHHKVEIALGGDPLSFDNLESLCHSCHNKIHREGALKTPRGGG; encoded by the coding sequence ATGAGGCGATATAACGATTCGAGGCCGACGCGCCATGATTTCTATCACTCGACGGTGTGGAGGAAGGCGAGAGGCAGATACAAGAGACTGCATCCTTTATGTGAAGAGTGCGAGAGACGGGGACGAGTAGTCCCTGCCGATGTAGTCCATCACAAGGTAGAAATTGCTTTAGGTGGCGATCCTCTTTCTTTCGATAATCTGGAAAGCCTTTGTCATTCCTGCCATAACAAGATCCACAGGGAGGGGGCCCTCAAAACTCCACGAGGAGGGGGCTAG
- a CDS encoding terminase large subunit, whose amino-acid sequence MRWYRPDEAKKYPKVVLNPARLKTSIADEHAIETGYYFDERSAKRAINFFERYLRHSKGRWAGKPFLLMDWQKYEVIAPLFGWKRKDGTRRFRLAYIEVPKKNGKSGLCSGIALYLLCADGEQGAEVYSAAADHKQAGIVFNESARMVRKSLDLRKRLRIKPSTKTIYYARKSSIYQALSADVETKEGYDISGLVFDELHAQKKRALWDTLRYAGAAREQPLFVSITTAGFDRQSVCWEQHEYARKILKGQVLDPSFFALIYSTNWEDAEARNTDEEEMDWRSEDAWKTANPSLGETIKLEDFRQECLEAQESPLKENAFKRYRLNIWTRAETRWFAIDKWKACGGAFDLELLKGRRCFGGLDMASVDDLASFSLVFEPGEDRLLYFLNWSWCPMENLWKRVKKNRVPYDHWMKRGYLIGTEGNAIDETAILKKIFEIKDVFPSLELIGFDRWGAMNVTHTIEEGGIDVVPVGQGFASMSAPSKTLERAVLDEVLRHGDNPVLSWAADNVVISSDPAGNIKPVKDKSTEKIDPVVALVMAIAAMQQAKENEESIYRSRGIVVL is encoded by the coding sequence ATGCGGTGGTACAGGCCGGACGAAGCTAAAAAATACCCGAAAGTCGTCTTAAATCCGGCAAGGCTTAAGACCTCCATCGCGGATGAACACGCTATAGAGACGGGGTATTACTTCGACGAAAGGTCGGCGAAACGGGCGATCAACTTCTTCGAGAGATATCTGCGCCATTCCAAAGGGAGATGGGCTGGAAAACCCTTCCTGCTCATGGACTGGCAGAAATACGAGGTCATCGCGCCGCTCTTCGGATGGAAGCGTAAAGACGGCACCAGGCGTTTCCGGCTGGCCTACATAGAAGTACCTAAGAAAAATGGGAAAAGTGGATTATGCTCCGGGATCGCTTTGTACCTGCTTTGCGCGGATGGGGAACAGGGAGCGGAGGTCTACTCTGCGGCAGCGGATCACAAACAGGCTGGGATCGTGTTTAACGAGTCCGCTCGGATGGTAAGAAAATCATTGGATCTCAGAAAAAGACTGAGGATAAAGCCTTCGACCAAAACTATCTATTATGCAAGGAAGAGCTCGATTTATCAGGCCTTATCCGCCGACGTGGAGACCAAGGAGGGGTACGATATTTCCGGGCTTGTCTTCGACGAGCTTCACGCCCAGAAAAAGAGGGCCCTATGGGATACCCTGCGATATGCCGGTGCGGCCAGAGAGCAGCCTCTGTTCGTATCCATCACCACAGCTGGATTCGATCGCCAGAGCGTCTGCTGGGAGCAGCACGAATACGCCAGAAAGATACTGAAGGGACAGGTCTTGGACCCGTCCTTTTTTGCGTTGATCTACTCGACGAACTGGGAGGATGCCGAAGCCAGGAACACCGACGAGGAGGAGATGGACTGGAGATCCGAGGATGCGTGGAAAACGGCCAATCCCTCCCTTGGAGAGACTATAAAGTTGGAAGATTTCCGTCAGGAATGCCTGGAGGCCCAGGAGAGCCCCTTGAAAGAAAACGCCTTCAAGCGATATCGGCTCAATATCTGGACCAGAGCGGAAACCCGGTGGTTCGCCATAGACAAGTGGAAGGCCTGCGGCGGTGCTTTCGACCTCGAGCTTTTGAAGGGACGTCGCTGCTTCGGCGGTTTGGACATGGCCAGCGTGGATGACCTGGCGTCATTCTCCCTGGTCTTCGAGCCTGGAGAAGATCGGCTGTTGTACTTCTTGAACTGGTCGTGGTGCCCGATGGAGAACCTATGGAAGCGAGTAAAGAAAAACAGGGTTCCATACGATCACTGGATGAAACGGGGCTATCTGATAGGGACGGAAGGCAACGCTATAGACGAAACGGCGATCCTCAAGAAGATCTTCGAGATAAAGGACGTATTTCCGTCGCTGGAATTGATCGGTTTCGACCGATGGGGAGCCATGAACGTAACCCATACGATAGAGGAGGGCGGTATAGACGTTGTGCCGGTAGGACAGGGATTCGCCTCCATGTCTGCACCGTCCAAGACCTTGGAGCGTGCCGTTCTGGACGAGGTGTTGAGACACGGCGATAACCCCGTGCTTTCGTGGGCGGCGGACAACGTGGTCATATCATCCGATCCGGCGGGGAATATCAAGCCGGTCAAGGACAAGAGCACGGAGAAGATCGACCCTGTCGTAGCCTTGGTCATGGCCATAGCTGCTATGCAGCAGGCCAAGGAGAACGAGGAGAGCATCTATAGAAGCAGAGGCATAGTCGTTTTGTAG
- a CDS encoding type II toxin-antitoxin system HicA family toxin: MKKIEINRNKAYSSTEIIKILEADGWQLNKAEGSHHQFKHPTKKGKVTVKHPDKNVPGPTAKSIWKQAGLL; this comes from the coding sequence ATGAAAAAAATAGAGATCAACCGCAATAAGGCATACTCCTCAACAGAAATCATAAAAATACTCGAAGCCGATGGATGGCAACTCAATAAAGCGGAGGGAAGCCACCATCAGTTCAAACACCCAACTAAAAAAGGCAAAGTCACCGTCAAGCATCCAGACAAAAACGTTCCTGGTCCCACAGCAAAATCGATATGGAAACAAGCAGGGCTCTTATAG
- a CDS encoding addiction module antidote protein, whose amino-acid sequence MTEKLYDYDFAEQLDDIEAIEIFLEDAFETNDPGYIAQALGVVARSKGMSEIAQKTGLSREQLYRSLSDKGNPTLQTLLAVLTALNLHLKVTA is encoded by the coding sequence ATGACTGAGAAACTCTATGATTATGATTTCGCAGAACAACTCGACGATATAGAGGCTATAGAGATCTTCCTCGAAGACGCTTTCGAGACAAACGACCCGGGCTACATAGCTCAAGCCCTCGGCGTAGTAGCCAGATCCAAAGGCATGAGCGAAATAGCCCAAAAGACCGGACTGTCCAGAGAACAGCTCTATCGAAGCCTAAGCGATAAAGGCAACCCCACATTGCAGACCCTTCTCGCCGTCCTAACGGCTTTGAACCTACACCTGAAAGTCACGGCATAG
- a CDS encoding phage portal protein produces MKFLKNLFRRKSDSYASALQMFYPGGESSSGVHVNANTAMQSSAVYSCVGLISESVATLPLKIYRRRNDGGRDEARDHPLWSVFNSCPNDWMTAFELREYLLQHLALRGNAYCYKVRDGSGRVRELLPIHPGMVSVKQERDWSLVYSVTFLDGSVRRLGSDDIWHLRYRTLDGYTGVSPIAYHRDTIGLAITATKHGGRLIKNGARPSGVLSIEGRLDKEQIERLRESWQALYSGENAGKVAVLEENAKFQPVSLSQEDLQYLQTRQFQVEDIARIFRVPLHMIQSTTKTTSWGSGIESMSIGFVTYTLMPWLRRMESSINRDFGLAKDMYAEFAVNGLLRGDIKARYQAYQIAIQSGFMSPNEVRSLENLNPREGGDEYLTPMNMSSTGKDDDDDGDEKRPLRAEGD; encoded by the coding sequence TTGAAATTCTTGAAAAATTTGTTCCGTAGGAAATCAGATTCCTATGCCTCGGCGTTGCAGATGTTCTATCCCGGAGGGGAGTCGTCCAGCGGAGTGCATGTCAACGCGAATACGGCGATGCAATCTTCCGCGGTCTATTCCTGCGTGGGGCTCATATCCGAGAGCGTCGCCACCTTGCCCTTGAAGATCTATCGCCGTCGAAACGATGGAGGAAGAGACGAGGCGAGAGACCATCCGTTATGGTCGGTATTCAACTCTTGCCCTAACGACTGGATGACAGCTTTCGAGCTTCGTGAGTATCTTTTGCAGCATCTCGCCTTGCGTGGCAACGCCTATTGCTACAAGGTAAGGGACGGCTCCGGAAGAGTTAGGGAGCTTCTGCCGATCCATCCCGGCATGGTCTCGGTTAAGCAGGAGAGGGACTGGTCGCTGGTCTATTCTGTGACGTTCCTGGACGGGTCCGTCAGGCGGTTGGGGAGTGACGATATCTGGCACTTGAGATATCGGACGTTGGATGGATACACCGGAGTGTCCCCTATAGCTTATCATCGGGACACCATAGGACTTGCCATCACGGCTACGAAGCACGGCGGGCGGCTTATAAAAAACGGAGCCAGGCCGAGTGGAGTCCTCTCCATAGAAGGGCGTCTGGACAAGGAGCAGATAGAGCGTCTTCGGGAATCCTGGCAGGCGCTATACAGCGGAGAGAACGCCGGGAAGGTGGCGGTTCTGGAGGAGAATGCCAAGTTCCAGCCCGTGTCTCTTTCCCAGGAGGATCTTCAATATCTTCAGACCAGACAGTTTCAGGTGGAGGATATAGCCCGGATTTTTCGGGTGCCTCTGCACATGATTCAAAGCACGACTAAAACGACGTCGTGGGGGTCCGGTATAGAGTCCATGAGCATTGGGTTCGTGACCTATACCCTTATGCCATGGCTTCGACGAATGGAGAGTTCCATCAACAGGGATTTCGGCCTGGCCAAAGATATGTACGCCGAGTTTGCCGTGAACGGACTATTGCGAGGTGATATCAAGGCGAGATATCAGGCGTATCAGATAGCGATCCAGAGCGGGTTTATGAGTCCCAACGAAGTTAGGAGCTTGGAGAATCTCAACCCGAGAGAGGGCGGAGACGAGTACCTGACGCCTATGAACATGTCCAGTACCGGAAAGGATGACGACGACGATGGAGACGAAAAACGTCCCCTTCGAGCTGAAGGGGATTGA
- a CDS encoding phage terminase small subunit P27 family, whose amino-acid sequence MGKRGPVPKPDKLKALEGNPGKRKLNLDASEPIGMPRCPSSLSQAAKNEWRRVAKELHDIGLLTLIDRTALAVYCDAYDKWLWATKILDEKGLTYEYVNKAGAVNVVARPEVNIATKYAQIIRTFCSEFGLTPSSRCRLVLPKDQEVDQFEDDFD is encoded by the coding sequence ATGGGCAAGCGTGGACCGGTGCCTAAACCGGATAAATTAAAAGCTCTTGAAGGAAATCCGGGGAAACGCAAGCTCAACCTCGATGCCTCAGAACCTATAGGTATGCCCAGGTGTCCGTCTTCTCTTTCCCAGGCCGCCAAAAACGAATGGCGCAGAGTGGCCAAAGAGCTTCATGATATCGGCCTCCTGACCTTGATCGATCGGACCGCCTTGGCGGTCTACTGCGATGCCTACGACAAGTGGTTGTGGGCTACGAAAATCCTGGACGAAAAAGGGCTGACCTACGAGTACGTCAATAAAGCCGGTGCGGTAAACGTCGTTGCCCGTCCGGAGGTCAACATTGCCACGAAGTACGCCCAGATCATAAGGACGTTCTGTTCCGAGTTCGGCCTTACGCCGTCTTCGAGGTGCCGCCTGGTTCTGCCCAAGGATCAGGAGGTGGATCAGTTCGAGGATGATTTCGATTGA
- a CDS encoding site-specific integrase, with the protein MEFVQPLRQKRDIARVRAKLKEKNLRDYALFVLGVNAGLRISDLLRLSVGDVLSGSGSRIRIAQRLSLREGKTGKAKSFPLNEKARSALALYLKSRGAEKDEPLFPSRQKRGDLLVPVSRCQAWRALSKAAKAVGVADRIGTHTLRKTFGYHCYLAGVDITRIQKMLNHSSPEVTLRYIGITQDELDSYYREVAL; encoded by the coding sequence ATGGAGTTCGTTCAGCCGCTTCGACAGAAGCGCGATATCGCCCGAGTGAGGGCGAAACTGAAGGAGAAAAACCTGCGGGATTACGCCCTCTTCGTGTTGGGGGTTAACGCAGGGCTTCGTATATCGGACTTGCTTCGTCTGTCGGTGGGAGATGTCCTGTCTGGGTCTGGTAGCCGGATCCGTATAGCTCAGAGGTTGAGTCTCAGAGAAGGGAAGACCGGCAAGGCAAAAAGCTTTCCATTGAACGAGAAGGCTCGCTCAGCCCTTGCTCTTTACCTCAAATCCAGAGGTGCGGAGAAGGACGAACCGCTCTTTCCATCCAGGCAAAAACGAGGCGATCTGCTTGTTCCCGTCTCCAGATGTCAGGCATGGAGAGCCTTGTCCAAGGCGGCTAAGGCGGTAGGAGTGGCGGACAGGATAGGCACTCACACCTTGCGTAAGACCTTCGGATATCACTGCTATCTGGCCGGAGTGGACATCACCAGGATCCAGAAAATGTTAAATCACTCAAGCCCCGAGGTAACCCTGCGATACATTGGTATAACACAGGACGAGCTTGATAGTTACTATAGAGAGGTGGCCTTGTAA
- a CDS encoding HK97 family phage prohead protease — METKNVPFELKGIEENGIFSGYGSVFGVQDAWDDIVMKGAFLKSLQRKTPALLWQHNPDAPIGIYTDVAEDDRGLKVTGQLLIDDVDRAKEAYALLKAGALSGLSIGYVPQDFEYRDKDVRLLKEVDLWEISLVTFPANDEARVRDVKGVEELATVRDVEGWLRDAKGLTRSEAKTVISKLSRRDAEEAVTENQVIEAAKNLLKAMEV, encoded by the coding sequence ATGGAGACGAAAAACGTCCCCTTCGAGCTGAAGGGGATTGAGGAGAACGGTATCTTTTCCGGGTATGGATCTGTTTTCGGGGTTCAGGATGCCTGGGACGACATAGTTATGAAGGGGGCCTTCCTGAAGTCTTTACAGAGGAAGACCCCCGCTTTGTTGTGGCAGCATAATCCCGATGCTCCTATAGGGATCTATACGGACGTGGCGGAAGACGACAGAGGTTTGAAGGTGACCGGTCAACTTTTGATCGACGATGTAGACCGGGCGAAAGAGGCCTACGCGTTGCTTAAGGCCGGAGCCTTGTCCGGTCTCTCTATAGGCTATGTACCCCAGGATTTCGAATACAGGGATAAGGACGTACGGTTGTTGAAGGAAGTCGATTTGTGGGAGATCTCCCTGGTTACTTTTCCGGCTAACGACGAGGCCAGGGTGAGAGATGTCAAAGGCGTCGAGGAACTTGCTACGGTCAGGGACGTGGAAGGCTGGTTGCGGGATGCAAAGGGCCTTACCCGGTCCGAGGCGAAGACGGTTATATCCAAGCTCTCCCGGCGGGATGCCGAAGAGGCCGTCACGGAGAATCAGGTAATAGAGGCGGCGAAAAATCTGTTGAAAGCTATGGAGGTATAA